A genome region from Desulfobacterales bacterium includes the following:
- a CDS encoding DMT family transporter yields MHKIGYLYVCLAAVLWAAAGSGAKFLFNSGMTPYQLIQLRVTLAFGGLLLWLVGRNRQLLKIDVKDLFYFSLLGILGIGAAQFFYLFAISKIKVAAAILLHYTGPVFVALYAAVFRHQKLTLKSGLALLGTVAGCFLVVGAYNLDLFALNRAGIIGGLLAAVAFATYTLLSEYGMAKYSPWTVLLYGLLFAALAWNLLHPPLEALLRSYTPAVWFWILFIAVCGTILPFGLYFEGVNRIRSTHASITATLEPITASVISALFLGEMLSPLQVLGGLVVIASIILLQWEKERDGR; encoded by the coding sequence ATGCATAAAATCGGATATCTGTATGTTTGTTTGGCGGCCGTGTTGTGGGCGGCTGCCGGCAGCGGGGCCAAATTCCTGTTCAACAGCGGCATGACGCCTTATCAGCTGATTCAGCTGCGGGTCACGCTGGCCTTTGGCGGCTTGTTGCTGTGGCTGGTCGGGCGCAACCGGCAGCTGTTAAAAATCGACGTTAAAGATCTTTTTTACTTTTCTCTGCTAGGCATCCTGGGCATCGGTGCCGCCCAGTTTTTTTACCTGTTTGCCATCAGCAAGATCAAGGTGGCCGCTGCTATTTTACTGCATTACACCGGCCCGGTTTTTGTGGCCTTGTATGCCGCTGTTTTCCGGCATCAAAAATTGACGCTCAAAAGCGGATTGGCGCTATTGGGAACTGTGGCGGGCTGCTTTCTGGTGGTCGGAGCTTACAACCTGGACCTGTTTGCCCTTAATCGCGCCGGCATAATCGGCGGACTTCTGGCAGCGGTAGCCTTTGCCACCTATACCCTTTTGAGCGAATACGGCATGGCAAAATACAGCCCCTGGACGGTTTTGCTCTACGGGCTGCTGTTTGCCGCCCTGGCCTGGAATCTCCTGCATCCCCCGCTGGAAGCGCTTTTGCGATCCTATACCCCGGCCGTATGGTTCTGGATTTTATTCATTGCCGTCTGCGGCACGATCCTGCCTTTTGGGCTGTATTTTGAGGGCGTCAACCGTATTCGTTCCACCCATGCCAGTATTACAGCCACACTGGAGCCCATCACCGCCAGTGTTATTTCAGCGCTCTTTTTAGGGGAGATGCTCAGCCCGCTGCAGGTGCTGGGCGGCCTAGTGGTGATCGCATCGATTATACTGCTGCAATGGGAAAAAGAAAGGGATGGCCGTTAA
- a CDS encoding PilZ domain-containing protein: MLYSDMEENPEKRENARIEHQCLVTIENLKAGTIHKAKMLNFSATGLYFEADNLLQPGEEVFVGIDNSPFATEQGLYECYRVEIVWRKELKKSVYYYGYGAQHTIDHHKVNLKEDETREWQDIRRHQRKTYIKSVQFAADDRIFNGLVKNISTAGGFIEVDSHISAGQSITFVLPLKNDQKAIVKGEVVWSGPDGFGLKFLSIDKQDAS, encoded by the coding sequence ATGTTATATAGCGACATGGAAGAAAACCCTGAAAAAAGAGAGAACGCCCGCATCGAGCATCAATGCCTGGTGACAATTGAAAATTTAAAGGCCGGCACGATTCACAAAGCCAAGATGCTCAATTTCAGCGCCACGGGATTATATTTTGAGGCTGATAATCTGTTGCAGCCCGGTGAAGAGGTTTTTGTCGGAATCGATAATTCACCTTTCGCAACCGAGCAGGGCCTTTACGAATGCTATCGGGTTGAAATTGTTTGGCGCAAGGAATTGAAAAAATCGGTATATTATTATGGCTATGGGGCTCAGCACACCATTGATCACCATAAAGTCAATTTGAAAGAAGACGAAACCAGAGAGTGGCAAGATATTCGGCGGCATCAACGCAAAACCTACATCAAATCCGTTCAGTTCGCCGCCGATGACCGCATATTCAATGGGCTCGTAAAAAATATCAGCACTGCCGGTGGTTTTATTGAAGTCGACTCGCACATATCCGCCGGGCAAAGCATTACATTTGTGCTGCCGTTAAAAAACGACCAGAAGGCCATTGTCAAAGGTGAAGTCGTCTGGTCCGGCCCCGATGGATTCGGGCTCAAATTTTTAAGTATTGATAAGCAAGACGCCAGCTAA
- a CDS encoding PilZ domain-containing protein, protein MRSIAKQYTQAKFAEPVVKAARVKQKQDPRRYPRKPFFKSILITYNDQKYRGVIKNVSRGGAFIETRAKFLFGEVIDLIVPSNGYYKGKRIRGWMVHSGQRGIGVTFKRIFDRRSGKERRHAIDRRIGLDRRKRLKPRDRHREMNLLSPSIRL, encoded by the coding sequence ATGAGATCTATCGCAAAACAATACACGCAAGCAAAATTTGCGGAGCCAGTCGTGAAGGCCGCTAGGGTTAAACAAAAACAGGACCCGAGACGCTATCCCCGCAAACCCTTCTTCAAATCCATACTTATCACTTATAACGATCAAAAATATAGAGGCGTCATTAAAAATGTCAGTCGCGGTGGCGCTTTTATTGAAACCCGAGCCAAATTTCTGTTTGGTGAGGTCATTGATCTGATCGTTCCCAGTAATGGATATTATAAGGGTAAACGAATCCGCGGCTGGATGGTGCACTCGGGGCAGCGGGGCATCGGCGTTACCTTTAAACGCATATTTGACAGAAGGTCCGGCAAAGAGCGCAGACATGCCATCGATCGCAGAATCGGCCTGGATCGCCGCAAAAGGCTAAAACCAAGAGACCGTCACCGCGAAATGAACCTCTTAAGCCCCAGTATCAGACTCTAG